A section of the Triticum dicoccoides isolate Atlit2015 ecotype Zavitan chromosome 7A, WEW_v2.0, whole genome shotgun sequence genome encodes:
- the LOC119333235 gene encoding general transcription factor IIE subunit 1-like: protein MTTSVVPFNRLVRLAARAFYDDLPAPAGGGQQHAQGTAVVVLDALTRRDGQWVREDDLAASLRMQPKPLRRVLRYLEEDKIVLRDHRKEPAPAKPAAAAGVAEEGDEKERVKLHVKSYCCLDYAQACDAVRYRLHRMRKKIRDELTADSRATVQHYLCPDCGRRYSALDALRLLAEDFQSFRCEHCSGELVVEKAATIATDEAGDGGDDGSRARKRRRLEKLQDMQRRMVEQLEPLQAQIQRVEGLPAPEFMSLRSWQKENNVAAAAAAPCRQDPKVELGVLLHDADQSGTVSDSAPKVFPPWMVKLGMDQTGGKARLEGKSEEGEDDKKMNSNEEEEKQRILLEQEYAKAYYEALLKQQQLGANVKHEEEQQLGTNLKHEDDQDVEEEAGIEWEDGDAGIEWEDGEN, encoded by the coding sequence aTGACGACCTCTGTAGTCCCCTTCAACCGGCTGGTGAGGCTAGCCGCGCGTGCTTTCTACGACGATCTCCCCGCCCCCGCCGGCGGCGGCCAGCAGCACGCGCAGGGCACGGCCGTCGTCGTCCTGGACGCCCTCACCAGACGGGATGGGCAGTGGGTCCGCGAGGACGACCTCGCCGCGTCTCTAAGGATGCAGCCCAAGCCGCTCCGCCGCGTGCTCCGCTACCTCGAGGAGGACAAGATAGTGTTGAGGGACCACCGCAAGGAGCCGGCGCCGGCcaagccagccgccgccgctggtgTCGCCGAGGAGGGCGacgagaaggagagggtgaagctgCACGTCAAGTCCTACTGCTGCCTGGACTACGCGCAGGCCTGCGACGCCGTCCGGTACCGGCTGCACCGCATGAGGAAGAAGATCCGGGACGAGCTGACGGCGGACAGCAGGGCCACGGTCCAGCACTACCTGTGCCCCGACTGCGGGAGGCGGTACTCGGCGCTCGACGCCCTCAGGCTCCTCGCCGAGGACTTCCAGAGCTTCCGCTGCGAGCACTGCAGCGGCgagctggttgtggagaaggctgCCACGATCGCGACCGACGAGGCCGGGGACGGTGGCGACGATGGCAGCCGCGCACGGAAGCGTAGGCGGCTTGAGAAGTTGCAGGACATGCAGCGGAGGATGGTGGAGCAGCTGGAGCCGTTGCAGGCGCAGATCCAGAGGGTGGAGGGCCTGCCTGCTCCAGAGTTCATGAGCCTGCGGTCATGGCAGAAAGAAAACAATGTCGCTGCAGCGGCTGCAGCTCCATGTCGCCAGGACCCGAAGGTTGAACTTGGAGTGCTATTGCACGATGCAGATCAGTCTGGCACGGTCAGTGATTCAGCACCGAAGGTCTTTCCTCCATGGATGGTAAAACTAGGCATGGATCAGACCGGTGGGAAGGCAAGATTGGAAGGAAAGTCGGAAGAAGGCGAGGACGATAAAAAGATGAACTCGaacgaagaagaagaaaagcagCGTATACTGCTGGAACAGGAATACGCCAAGGCTTATTATGAAGCCCTTCTGAAACAGCAGCAGCTGGGCGCGAATGTCAAACACGAGGAGGAACAGCAGCTGGGCACAAATCTCAAACACGAGGACGATCAAGACGTGGAGGAAGAAGCTGGGATCGAGTGGGAAGATGGCGATGCTGGGATCGAGTGGGAAGATGGCGAAAACTAA